The genomic region CCCCGGGGGCAGCGCGACAGGCGTGTCCGGACCGGTCGCCTCGGTCCCGTCGGCGAACCGCACCCGCAGTGGCACCCGCACCGGGGCCCCGTGCAGCCAGCCCCGGTTGGGTGAGAGCTTGGCCGCGCCGGGATTCCCCCGCCGCAACACCACGTCGACGGATACCGCGACCCCGTCCGCGCAGGCGGCCAGCCCGGCGAGCACCACGGCGGTGTCGGCCGTCCGACCGATGACCGCCGTGACCGGAACGATGCCTGGAACCACGTTCTCCGGGGGGCCGTCCGACCAGGCCTCGGCGGCCCAGGCATGGAAGGCCGAGAACGGCTCGTCCGCAAAGGAGCTCACCCCCCGAGGATCGCCGATCATCGCGGTGGACACGCCGATATCGGCACGCATCGCCGGAAACCTTGACACCGCGTTCCCGATGCGCCGAGATTCCCGTGGGCCGGCCTCGCCGCGGCCGCACCGGGCGAGAGGATCAGCCCATGACCCAGGACGCCGCATCGCCGCACCCCGCGCCCGCGGGGCCCGTCCAGTCCGAGCCGACCGTCCAGTCCGAGCCGACCGTCCAGTCCGAGCCGACCGTCCAGTCCGAGCCGGCCGCGGAGCCCGAGCCGGCCGCGGAGCCCGAGCCGGCCGCGGAGCCCGAGCCGGCCGCGGAGCCTGAACCGCCCGTCCTCGCCGAGCCGTCGTGGCGGCAGGTGGGAGCGCGCAACCCCGAGTGGCTGCCGTGGGTGCGCGAGCTGCACTCCATCGCCCAGGCCGGGCTCGCCTACTCCCAGGACCCGTACGACCTGGAGCGATTCGAGCAGCTCCGACGGCTCAGCTACGAGATCGCGGCGCACTGCACCGTCGTCACCGTCGAGGCGGCGGAGGGCCTTTTCGGCGGCGAGGTGGGCTACCAGACGCCGAAGGTCGACGTGCGCGGGGTGCTGTTCGACGACGATCGGATCCTGCTCGTTCGCGAGAAGGAGGACGGCGGCTGGTCGCTGCCGGGCGGCTGGGCCGACGTGGGCCTCACTCCGGCCGAGGTCGTCGTCAAGGAGATCTTCGAGGAGGCCGGCCTGCGCGCCGAGCCGGAACGCCTGCTCGCGGTCCTCGACAAGCGCCGTCACGGCCACCCGCCGTACCCGAACGACACCTACAAGATCTTCATCCGGTGCCGGGTCGTCGGCGGGATCGCCGGGGGCGGGCTGGAGACCTCCGAGGTCGGCTGGTTTCCGCGCGACGCCCTGCCGCCGCTGTCCGAGAAGCGCAACACCGCCGGCCAGCTCGCCCTGATGTTCGGCTACCTGGACGATCCCACCGCCCCGGCCGTCGTCGACTGAACCGGTCGTCCAGGCCGCTCCGGCAGCCAGGGGCGTCAGCGCTCGTTGTCGAGTGCCGCGGCGAGCCTGGCGGCAAGGTCGTCCATCACCCCGGGCGGCACCCATTCGGCCTCCGGACGGCGCAGGAACGTGAAGACGTCCGGGCCCTGGGCCGCCGCGGGTAGATCCCCGGCCCGCGGTACGACGTGGACGTGCAGATGCTCGAACCCGGCGGCCTCCGAGAACGCGGCCACGTAGGTCTTCACGCAGCCGGTCACCTCGACCAGTGCCCGGCTCAGTCGCCAGGTCAGCACCCCGAGCTCGGCGGCCTCGGCCTCGGTGAGCTCCGCCGGGGAGGTGAGGTGCCGCCGGCTGACCAGGACCAGCCACCCCGGCAGCGCCGTCCGGATCGCGTGCGCCGCCCGCCACCCCGTCCCGACCACCACCCGCTCTCGCGGCGGCAGCCCGGCCAGCGCCGCATTACCCGCACACGAATAGCAGCCTTCCTCTCCCTCGGCCGGTGCCACACCGATGCCCATCGTCGTCCCGCCTTCCCGGTGAAGAATGCTCCACGCCTCGCCTGACGATGCGTCGCTGTCGGGCCGCAGAATGCGATCCAGGTGGCCGGGCTGACACGGACGAATCATCTGGAGGCCCTCGGTGGAACTGATCTCCGCCTGACGTGGCCTGCCCGGCACGCGGCTGCGCTCGCGTGTGAATGGCCAGTCCTCACGGTCGACGCAGATCGCTACCGGCGGGTTCCTGTCGACGTCCTGTCACTCTGACCGCCAGCGCCCGCCATGCAACGCCAGATGCTGGGCGGGACCGACGGCTGCCGCCGCGACGGCGCTGGCATGGTCCTGACGGTTCCGCGGAACCGCGCCGGCGCCGTCGGCGGCGAGCCCGACGTCACCGACGACCCCGACGCCCATGACCAGACGGTCCCACGGCGATGCCTCGACGGTCCGGGTCAGGTGGCGCCGACACGCCGCCTGATCACAACCACCTACGGGACCCCTCTAGGCGGTGAAAAGGCCGCTGGCCCAGAAGTCCTTGGGGTCGCGGACGCCGGGGGGGATCGCGAAGACGGCGCTGCTGGTGTGGACGATGTACTCGTTGAGCGCGTCCGACGCGGCGAGCCGGCGCTGGATCGGGAGGAAGCCGGTGCGGGGGTCGCGCTGGAACGCGATGAAGAACAGGCCCGCATCGAGCTGCCCGGTCTCCTGGTTGACGCCGTCGGTGTAGGAGTAGCCGCGGCGCAGGATCGTCGCGCCGCCGTTGGTCGACGCGGCCGCGAGCCGGATGTGGGCGTCCGCGGGGATGACCGGCTCGCCGTCGGCCCCCCTGGTGGTCAGCGGGACCGGGTCGAACTCCTCGGCCGCGCCCAGCGGCGCGCCGCTCGTCTTCGTCCGCCCGAAGACCTGCTCCTGGTCCAGCAGGAAGTCGCGGTCCCAGGACTCCAGCAGCATCCGGATGCGGCGGGTGACGACGTAGGTGCCGCCGCGCATCCACGCCTGGTCGCCGTCCGCGCCGACCCAGACGTGCTTGTCCAGCGACGCGGTGTCCTCGCGCTTGACGTTGTTCGTGCCATCCTTGAAGCCCATCAGGTTTCGGGGGGTGTCCTGGCTGCTGCTGGTCGTGCTGGTCCGGCCGAAGCCGAGCTGGAACCAGCGCAGGACGGCGGTGCCCTGGGCGAGGCGGCGCAGGTTGCGCACGGCGTGGAAGGCGACCTGCGGATCGTCGGCGCAGGCCTGGACGCACAGGTCGCCGCGGCTGCGCAGCGGGTCGAGGTTGTCGCCGGGCAGCGGCGGGATGTCGGCGAGCGCCGCGGGCCTGCGCCCGGCCAGGCCGAAGCGGCCGTCGAACAGGCTCGGCCCGAGGCCGAAGGTGATGGTCAGGTTGCCGGCGGTCAGCCCGATCGCCTCGCCGGTGTCCCGCGGCGGAGAGTGCGGCGCGGCGGCGTCGTCGGCGACGGCCTGCCCGGCGGCCATCCGGGCGGCGGCCGCGGTCCAGCCGACGAGCAGCTCGCGTAGCTGGTCCCGGCTCACCCCGGCGGAGACGTCAAAGGCGGCGAAGGCGAGTCGGTCCTGGGCGTCGGTGGTGATCCCGGCCTGTTGCGCACCGTGGAACGGCACGACCCCGCGGGGCGCCGCGGCGGTCGCGGGCGACGAGTCGTCCGAACACCCCGCGGCGGTGGCCGCCACCACGCCCGCCCCGGCGAGGCCCGCGGCGCCGAACAGCGCCCGCCGGCGCGACAACGCGACTCGCTCGGCCATGTAGACACCCCTTCTCCCGTGGGTCAGGGGGTTCTCCCACGGGTCGAGAGGGCGGGCGATCGCCCGCCCCCTCGACTCCTCTGACCTGGTCGTTCGCGGTGCACGGCCGCCCGTGCACCGCCCTGCCCTGGTGCGCCGCCCGGCTCCCGCCGGGGGCCGGACTAGCTGACGACGACGCCGGCGACCTGCGACAGCGGCTCGGCCAGGGCGTCGACCGCCTGGGACAGGCCGCGGCGCTGGTCCTGCGTCACCTTGTCGTAGCTGACGTAGCCGGTGCCCTCCTTGTACGGGGCCAGGGCCTTGTCCATCGCGGTGAAGCGGGTGCGCACCGTGCTGGCGAGCGTCGGGTCCAGCGACTTCAGCGCCGGCTCCAGCAGGGTGAAGGCCTTGTCCGCACCCTCGATGTTGCCCTGTATGTCGAGGAGGTCGAGCTTGCTGTACCGCTCCTCCTCGCCGGTGATCTTCGTCTTGCCGACCTCGTCGAGCAGCTCGGTGGCGCCGTTGGCGATCTGCGCCGGCTGGAAGGTCGCCTTGGCCACGAGCGTGTTCAGCTTGCCGACGTCGGTGTTGAGCTTGTCGGCGATCGGCGCGGTGCCCGCCAGCGAGCGGTCGGCGAAGATGGCCTTCTCCAGCCGGTGGAAGCCGGTCCAGCTCGCCTCGTCGGGTGCGTCGTCGACGCGGGCGTCGATCGCGGGGTCGAGGTCGCCGAACGACTCGGCGACCGGCTCGATCCGCTCGTAGTCCAGGCGGGGGGCGCCGTAGAGCTTCGCGGCCTGGTCGAGGTCGCCGGCCTTGACCGCGGTCACGAACGCGCCGGTGGTGGTGACCAGGTCCGCGACCTGCTGACGGACGTAGGTGGCGTAGCCGGTGGTCGCGGCGGTCAGCGCCGTGGTGACCTCGGCGCTGCGGGTTGCGGCGGCGGTCGCGCCGGTGGCCTGGGTGACGGTGAAGTCGACCTTTTCCGTGTCCGCGCCGGGGCAGTAGAGCTGGTACTTGCCGGCCTTCACATTCAGCGAGAACGTCCCGGACAGGCCCGGGGTGAGATTCTCCTTCTCGCCGAGAATGGTGTCGCCGTCGACCAGCTCGGCTTCGGTGACGGCATCCGCGCCCTTGTTGACCACCTTGAACATGGTCGGGCCCGACGGAATCGTCGAAACGTCCGGCGTGCACGCCTTCGACGTGATTGTGACGTTCACGATCTGTTTCGCTCCGGCGGCGCCCGAGCCGCCGGAGCCGCCCGAGTCGCTTCCCCCGCAGGCGACGGCGCCCGTCGCGATCACAACGGCGATGGCGCTATACGCGACAGGTGCGCGGCGCACGTGTGCCCCCAAAATCCTAGTTTCTGCTTTCGGCGAGATGGATACCTGGTGCGGCTGTCCGCGTGCGACTGTCCGCGCGCGGTCGTGCCTGACAGGTCTGCGTTGCGGGCCCGGGTTGGTTACTGGGTGATGGGTGCCGGGTCGGTGGCGGCGGCGCCCGCGGGGTCGCGTTGGGTGGTGTCGGTGGTGTTGGTGGTGCTGGTGGTCCGGGGGGCGCCGGGCGGACGACGGCGGGCCGGCCAGGCGACGTAGGCGGCCAGCGGGATCAGGTACACCAGCCAGGCGACGACCTCGGCGACCACGGGCCGGGGCTGCAACCCCAGCACCCCGGTCAGCACGCTCGCCAGCGGCGTACCCGGGCGGACCAGCCACGACAGGTCGAACGTCCGCTGCTGGCCAGCATTGAGCCAGCCCGCCTCGTGCGCCGTGTGCGCCGCCATCGCCAGCAGGCCGGCCGCGATCAGGACGAGGACGAAGCCCGTGACGCGGAAGAAGCGCGCCAGGTTGAGGTGGACGCCGCCGCGGTAGATGCCGAAGCCGACCACCGTGGCCACCAGCACGCCGAGCAGCGCGCCGCCGCCCGCGGTGCCCGGCGAGCTGCTCGCGTTGAACGCGGCGATGAGGAACACGGCCGTCTCGAATCCCTCGCGCAGCACGGCCAGGAAGGCCATGAGCACCAGCGCCCGGGTCGAGCCGGTCTCCAGTGCCGACGCCGTGGCCGACTCCAACGACCCCCGCAGGTCGCGGGAGTGACGGCGCATCCAGACCACCATGTAGGTCACCATGGCCACCGCGATGAGTCCGATGACCGTCTCGAGCCCCTCCTGCTTGCGCTGGGGCAGCTCGCGGTCCAGGACGTGCAGCGCGATGCCGATGCCCAGGCAGAGCAGGAGTGCGAGCGAGACGCCGAGCCACACCTGGCGCAGGGCGTCCCGGCGGTCGCGCTGCCGGAGGAAGGCCGCGACGATGCCGACGATCAGCGACGCCTCAAGGCCCTCCCGAAGGCCGATCACAAACGTGGGAAGCAAACCCTGCCTCCGTCTCTGGTCACCCGCGGCTTCCGGCTCTGCATGTGCGGCCCGTCACCTGCGGTTAGCCTAAGCTAAGTTAGGGCAACCTAATGGCGTTGGCAAGAGAACCGTGACGGAAGGTGCGGGCCGGGGCATCGCGGCCGCCGGCTCCGCTCGACATGCCCGCGACCTGCCCGCGACCTGCCCGAACGATGGTCATGCTCCGCCGCGGCGCCGCCGGTCCGCCGCCATCCGTCCGCTCCGTGCCGCGACGTGCAGCCATCCGCCCACCCTTCGCGTCGGGTAGTCACCGGTGGTGCGCAGATGAATCGCCGTGGTGGCATTCTGGAGTGTTTTCCGATCCCTCGGCTGCTCGGGCGGACGTGACCTGCGCGTATACCGGAGCAGTGAGGTGCTCCCGGGCAACCTTCATCAGCTCGACCGAAAAGTGAGGGAATGGCCGCCGATCGGCGGAGATGACAGGAATCACACCGCCGCCGCCGTCGGCGCCGAACGGCGGGGCAGGCTGTTACTCACGGTAGTTGGCCCCGAGGTGTGCGCGGTGTCTGCGGTGGTGGGGCGGTCGTGCCTGCATCGGCCTGCGACCGGGGGGGATGCGGACGGGCGGGCGAGGCGGTCCCGGGCACTCGGGTGGTCCAGTCGCATGTTCGTATCCGCAGATACGGTCGATATCGGCTTGGGTGGACGTATGTGCGCAGATTTGGAGGGATTCACTCCGCGTTCGCGGTTCTGTAATCAACAATTCCCGGCGGTGCGCGAGGATCCCGGCTGGACTGCTCCGTTCACCTCGGTCCGGTCGGAAGGAGGGATCCTTCCGTATCGTCGACACTGCCCGCCTTAGTTGGCAGAACAGCTCGTCCCGGATGCTCGGGGCGCCGCAGATGTCAACGAAATGAACGCGCGATCTCGTGGATTATGCTCGCCTGGAAGTTCATGCTTCCGGCGCGTGGTCTTCCTCGTGGTCGCCGCGAATCGCTGGCGAGGCCGGCCATTTCGTGGTCGGGTATCGGTGATGCGGCTGCGCAGGCGGTCCGCTTCGTGGCTGCCGGCCTGATCGTCAGTCCTGCGCCAGATGGGGACGGACATGAATGAAGATCGTGAGAGTTCCAGTATGACGGACGGAAGCGGATCTCATAACGGAGCGCATTTCACCGGACGCGAACAGCGCTCGCCGGAGGGGGCGGCGGACTACGTGGTGGACGGTGGAGTGCCCACCGTGACCCGATCGGCGGCCAGCGGCGAGATCCCGCCGATGGCGCAGCCCTATGTAGCCGCCGGCGCGCTGTTCTTCGACGACGACGGCCGGGTCATGCTCGTCGAGCCCTCCTACAAGCCCGGGTGGGACATTCCGGGCGGGTTTGTCGAACCAGGGGAATCTCCGTACTCCGCCTGCGTGCGCGAGGTGGAGGAGGAACTCGGCATCACTCCGCCGATCGGAGAGCTCCTCGCGGTCGACTGGGCCCCGCGTCCCAAGGACGGCTGGCTGGAGGGGGAGATGCTGCTGTTCGTCTTCGACGGCGGCCTGCTGCCCGCCGCCTGGCGCGAGCGCATCCGGCTCGACATGGATGAGCTCGTCAACTTCGCCTTCGTGGCGGTGGACGAGGTCGACCGGTTGCTCCCGCCGTTGCACGCCCGCCGGGTCGCCGCGGCCGCCCGGCTGCGGCGCACCCCGCACCGGGCCGGCTATCTGGAGCACGGCGAGCAGATTCCCGTCCAGTCCGTGGGGCGTGCGACGGTCGGGCGAGGCGCGGTGCGTCGTCCTCCCGGCCCCGCGCCCGGCCCCGATCTCGCCGACTGGCCAGCCGATCTCGGCGCGCTGTCCGCCAACGCCCAGGAGAGCCACGGCTGACCGCGTCGTGAGCTCAGCCTGGGCCTGCAGCCGCCTGGAGCAGTGGCCGGTGCCGAGCCGTGGCCGGTGCCGAGCCGGCGACGAGCCGGTGGCGAGTCGGAGTCGGGGTCGGCGGCACGTCAGGCTGCGTCGACGGCCATCTCGGCGAAGGACGCGACGCAGGGATGATTGCCGGCGAGGTGGTGGGGCTCGCCCGGGCGAAGGACGGCGACGGTGGCGAAACCGGCGGCCGACGCGGCGTCGAGTTCGGCGGACACGTCGGACAGGAACACCGCGCGCCGCGGTGTTACGGCGAGCTCGGTGGCGATCCGGCGGTAGGCGGCCGGATCGCGTTTGGGCCCGGCGCTGTCGATGTCGAAGTACCCGTCGAACAGACCGGTCAGATCGCCTGCCGGGGTCGCGGCGAACCAGGCTCGCTGGGCCAGGACCGAACCCGACGAGAACACCGCCAGCCGGACCCCCGCCGCGTGCCAGCGCCGCAACGCGGGGGCGACGTCGTCGAACAGCTCGCCGGTGAGCTCCCCGGCCGCGAAACCCGCCGCCCAGATCAGCCCCTGCAGCGCCTTCAGCGGCGCCACCTTGCGGTCGTCGTCGCTCCACCGGGTGAGCGCGGCGACAACCCGCTGCACCGGCGCATCGGCCTCACCGAGCAGTGACCGCGCCTCGGCGACGATCCGGCGCACCTCGGGATCGTCACCGTGGTCGCGAACCCATGGCCCCAGCCGCGCCCGGGCATACGGAAACAGGCTGCTCAGCACGGCGGCGGTGGGGCTGGTCGTCCCCTCGATGTCGAGCAGGGCGAGCTCGGCGCTCGGGCGTGGCGAGCTCACGAGGCCGCGGCCGGCGCTTCCGCCTGCGGCTGGGCGGCGCTCGAGGACCGCCGGGCGAGGGCGTCGAAATCCGGGATCCGGGTGGCGATGTCGCTGCCGGTGAACGCGCCGACCCAGCCGTCCTCGGCACGGAAGAAGCGGACGGCGGCGAAATCGGGTTCGACACCCATGTCGAACCAGTGGGTCGTGCCCTTCGGCACGCTGATCAGATCGCCGGCCTCGCAGCGCACCGCCTGCACTCGCTCGTCGACGTGCAGGTAGAACACGCCGCTGCCGGCCGCGAAGAACCGGATTTCGTCGTCGTCATGGGTGTGCTCGGCCAGGAAGCGCGCTCGGGCGGCGGCCGCCACCTCGCGCCAGTCCGCCGCCGCGCTCGGGTGCAGCGCCGCGACGTCGACGAGCACGAATCCCTCCGCGGCGCTCAGCGCGTCAATCCGTGAGCGGTAGGCGGCGAGAATGTCCTCGGCTTCGGCCCCGGCCGGCAGCCCGGGGGCCAGCGGCCAACGCTCGAAACGCACGGCTATTGCGGCCAGTACCGCCGCGATCCGCGCGGGATCGGTGGTTTCCTCGAGAAGGCGCGGCCGGGCATCGGCCGTCCACGTCGTGAGATAGGTCATCGCCCTTCGATGGTCCGTCGGTCCGGGATGCGGGTCAAGGCCGGAGTCCGGCGCCTGCCGCCGGTTGCGCGCATCCCGGTCGTTTCGCCGGGCGCAATCCACGGTCATCGGTTACGGTCCGATCATGGCGGAGACCGGCGACCCCGAGCCGCGGCCGCTCGTCTGGACGGGCACCTCGCTGCGCCTGCTCGACCAGACTGCGCTGCCCGCGGCGCTGGTCCACCTGGAGGTGGACGACCCGGACGAGCTGGTCGCCGCGATCCGCCGGCTGGCCGTGCGCGGAGCACCCGCGCTCGGCGTCGCCGGGGCGTTCGGCGTCGCGCTCGCGCTGCGCAGGGCCGAGCGCGACGGCTGGGAGCCCGGGCGGCTCGACGCGGCGCTGGGCCGCCTGCGGGGCGCCCGGCCGACCGCGCTGGCGCTGGCCGCCGGCGTCGACGCGGCTGCCGCGTGCATCCCCGACGGCCTGGCGGCGGTGCTGGCGGTGGCCGAGCGGCTGGCCGCCGAGGACGAGGCCGCCAACCGGGCGATCGGCCGCCACGGCGCCGACGGCGTGCTCGCCCGCACGACCCGGCGCCCCCTGCGCGTGCTGACCCACTGCAACACCGGCTCGCTGGCCACCGCCGGGTGGGGGACCGCGCTCGGCGTCATCCGCGAGCTGCACGCCCGCGGCGCGGTCGAGGTCGTCCACGTCGACGAGACGCGCCCGCTGCTGCAGGGCAGCCGGTTGACCGCCTGGGAGCTGGCCCGGGCCGGCATCGACTGTCGGATCCAGGCCGACGGCGCCGCCGCGGGCGCCATCCTGCGCGGCCTCGTCGACGTCGCGCTGGTCGGCGCGGACCGGATCGCCGCCAACGGGGACGTCGCGAACAAGGTCGGCACGGTCGGGATCGCGCTGGCCTGCGCCTACGCGGACATCCCGTTCGTCGTCGCCGCCTCGCGCTCGACGATCGACCCGGACACCCCGGCCGGGGCGGACATCCCGATCGAGGAGCGCGACGGCGCGGAGGTGCTCGCGCTGGCCGGCCACCCGATCGCGCCGCCGGGTGTGCGCGGCTTCAATCCCGCGTTCGATGTCACCCCCGCCCACCTGGTCACCCTCCTCGTCACCGAAGACGGCATCGTCACCTGACGACGGCATCGTCACCTGAAGTCGTCGTCACCTGAGGACGGCATCGTCCCTGACAACGACATCGTCACCTGGCTCCCGCTTGTCCGGAGGCCTCGGTGTCCGAAATATCCCTCTGGACAAGCAGGGTGCCGGGCGGTCTCGGGGGCTAGCCGATCGTCCGCTCGGCGGTGCGCACCGCCCACTCGCACAGCCACTCCACCGCCTCGGCCCGGTGCCGGGCGGCGAGCAGGTCGGCGCCCCAGACGTACATCCCGTGCCGGGCGACGAGGACCGCGGGCGTCAACGGTTCCCACGCCGCGGCCACCCGGCCGGCGAGCACGGCCATGTCCTGGCTGTTCGCGACGACCGGCAGCCGAACCAGATCCCCGTCGGCCGCGCGGCCGAGCGCCTTGAGCATCTCGTGGTCGCGCAGGACCAGCCCGGTCGGGAACCGGTCGGCGGCCAGCACGGAGGCGACCGTGTGCAGGTGGACGACCGCGCCGGCCCCGGTCAGACCGATCAGCCGGGCGTGCAGGACGGCCTCCGCCGACGGTCGCCGCGGTGCCCCGCCCGTCGCCCGCGTCCCGCCCGCGTCCGTCGGCGTCCCGCCCGCGTCCGTCGGCGATCCGCCCGCGTCAGTCGGTGCGCCGCCCACATGTGTCGGCGCGCCGGCATCGTCCACCTCGACGGCGTCGGCGGCGGTGAGGGCGCCCTTGTCCAGGCCGCTCGCGGTGACGAGGATCCGCAGGGGATCCCTTCCCACGACCACCGAGAGGTTGCCGGAGGTCGCCCGCATCCAGCCGAGCCGCGCGAAGCGCGCCGCCTCCCCGGCAAGCGCGGCGCCCGGTCCGAACCCACCGCCGTCACCGCGGCTGGTGCCGTCCCTGCCGCCGTCGCTGCTGCCGCTGTCACTGCTGGCACCGCTGCCGCCGGGGTCGGTGCGGCTGTCGTCGCCGGGCGCCGCCGGTGCCGTGGACATGGCGCGAGTATGGCCGCGCCGACGGGACTTCGCGGCACATCCGGCCCGTTCCGCGATGGCGGGTGAGTGATCATCTGGCGGGGTCGAAAACCCTGTGGAACGATTCAGGCGCTTGGAGTAACTAGGTGGACGTGCCGCCCGGCTGCTGCCGGGGCGGTCCCGGCGGCGGAGGGGGTGCCGAGTGCGCAGGTACCTGGTCGAAGGTCTCGGAACATTCGTGCTGGTCCTCGGCGGAGTGGGGACGGCGGTGCTGGCCCGCGACGCCGTGGGCGTGCTCGGGGTCGCGCTGGCGTTCGGGCTTGCGCTGCTGGTGTTGGTGTACGTGATCGGGCCGATCTCCGGCTGTCACGTGAACCCGGCGGTGACCCTCGGGCTGTTGCTGTGTCGGAAGATCGAACCGAGGCATGCGTTCGGCTACGTCGCGGCACAGTGCGTGGGTGCGATCGTCGCCGCGGGCACGGTCTGGCTGCTCGCCGACGCGGGGCCGTTCGGATACTCGCCCGGCCTGGAGGGACTCGGTGCCAATGGCTACGGCGTGCACTCACCGGGCGGTTTCGGCCTCGGCGGCGTCTTCCTCGTCGAGGTCCTGCTCACCGCGCTGCTGGTGGGCACGGTGCTCGGCGCGACCGACGTCCGGGCGCCGTTCGGCTTCGCGGGCCTCGCGATCGGGCTGGTCCTCGTCCTGTGCAACCTGATCAGCATACCGCTCGACGGCACCTCGGTGAACCCGGCCCGCTCGCTGGGACCGGCCGTCTTCGTCGGGAGCTGGGCACTGGGGCAGCTCTGGCTGTTCATCCTGGCGCCGGCGATCGGCGCCGGGCTCGCCGCGGCCGTCTATCTCGGCCTGCAACCGGGGTCGCAGGTCAGCGCGTCGACCGCCGAGGCCGAGCTGCCGCAGGAGTCGCTGACCCGGATCGCCCGGGAGACCGCCCGGCTCATCCGCGGCGGCGTCGAGTAGGCCGGCCGTCGAGTCAGCCAGGCGCGGTGCGGCATGCCGTGCCGTGGCGGGGCGGGGCGTGGCGTGGTGCGGTTCGGCGGCTGGGGGGCGTCAGACCTGGGCGGCGTCGGCGAGCGCGTCGGCGGTCGCCTCGATGAGCTCGTCGGCGACGAGCCCGACGGTGACGCGCAGGTGGTCGCCGTCGAGCGGGGCCGCCTCGAAGGGCGTGCCGGGCGCGGCCCCGATGCCGCGGGCGGCGAGCGCGACCAGGGCGACCTGTTCGTCGGCGACGTCGATCCACAGGTTGATGCCGTCCGCGCCGACCGCCCGCACCCCGCGCGCGTCGAGCGCGTCGAGCATCCGTTCCCGGCGCGCGCAG from Frankia alni ACN14a harbors:
- the mtnA gene encoding S-methyl-5-thioribose-1-phosphate isomerase: MAETGDPEPRPLVWTGTSLRLLDQTALPAALVHLEVDDPDELVAAIRRLAVRGAPALGVAGAFGVALALRRAERDGWEPGRLDAALGRLRGARPTALALAAGVDAAAACIPDGLAAVLAVAERLAAEDEAANRAIGRHGADGVLARTTRRPLRVLTHCNTGSLATAGWGTALGVIRELHARGAVEVVHVDETRPLLQGSRLTAWELARAGIDCRIQADGAAAGAILRGLVDVALVGADRIAANGDVANKVGTVGIALACAYADIPFVVAASRSTIDPDTPAGADIPIEERDGAEVLALAGHPIAPPGVRGFNPAFDVTPAHLVTLLVTEDGIVT
- a CDS encoding hydrolase; translated protein: MGIGVAPAEGEEGCYSCAGNAALAGLPPRERVVVGTGWRAAHAIRTALPGWLVLVSRRHLTSPAELTEAEAAELGVLTWRLSRALVEVTGCVKTYVAAFSEAAGFEHLHVHVVPRAGDLPAAAQGPDVFTFLRRPEAEWVPPGVMDDLAARLAAALDNER
- a CDS encoding 1,2-dihydroxy-3-keto-5-methylthiopentene dioxygenase → MTYLTTWTADARPRLLEETTDPARIAAVLAAIAVRFERWPLAPGLPAGAEAEDILAAYRSRIDALSAAEGFVLVDVAALHPSAAADWREVAAAARARFLAEHTHDDDEIRFFAAGSGVFYLHVDERVQAVRCEAGDLISVPKGTTHWFDMGVEPDFAAVRFFRAEDGWVGAFTGSDIATRIPDFDALARRSSSAAQPQAEAPAAAS
- the mtnC gene encoding acireductone synthase, whose product is MSSPRPSAELALLDIEGTTSPTAAVLSSLFPYARARLGPWVRDHGDDPEVRRIVAEARSLLGEADAPVQRVVAALTRWSDDDRKVAPLKALQGLIWAAGFAAGELTGELFDDVAPALRRWHAAGVRLAVFSSGSVLAQRAWFAATPAGDLTGLFDGYFDIDSAGPKRDPAAYRRIATELAVTPRRAVFLSDVSAELDAASAAGFATVAVLRPGEPHHLAGNHPCVASFAEMAVDAA
- the efeO gene encoding iron uptake system protein EfeO produces the protein MRRAPVAYSAIAVVIATGAVACGGSDSGGSGGSGAAGAKQIVNVTITSKACTPDVSTIPSGPTMFKVVNKGADAVTEAELVDGDTILGEKENLTPGLSGTFSLNVKAGKYQLYCPGADTEKVDFTVTQATGATAAATRSAEVTTALTAATTGYATYVRQQVADLVTTTGAFVTAVKAGDLDQAAKLYGAPRLDYERIEPVAESFGDLDPAIDARVDDAPDEASWTGFHRLEKAIFADRSLAGTAPIADKLNTDVGKLNTLVAKATFQPAQIANGATELLDEVGKTKITGEEERYSKLDLLDIQGNIEGADKAFTLLEPALKSLDPTLASTVRTRFTAMDKALAPYKEGTGYVSYDKVTQDQRRGLSQAVDALAEPLSQVAGVVVS
- a CDS encoding NUDIX domain-containing protein produces the protein MTDGSGSHNGAHFTGREQRSPEGAADYVVDGGVPTVTRSAASGEIPPMAQPYVAAGALFFDDDGRVMLVEPSYKPGWDIPGGFVEPGESPYSACVREVEEELGITPPIGELLAVDWAPRPKDGWLEGEMLLFVFDGGLLPAAWRERIRLDMDELVNFAFVAVDEVDRLLPPLHARRVAAAARLRRTPHRAGYLEHGEQIPVQSVGRATVGRGAVRRPPGPAPGPDLADWPADLGALSANAQESHG
- a CDS encoding NUDIX hydrolase, with translation MTQDAASPHPAPAGPVQSEPTVQSEPTVQSEPTVQSEPAAEPEPAAEPEPAAEPEPAAEPEPPVLAEPSWRQVGARNPEWLPWVRELHSIAQAGLAYSQDPYDLERFEQLRRLSYEIAAHCTVVTVEAAEGLFGGEVGYQTPKVDVRGVLFDDDRILLVREKEDGGWSLPGGWADVGLTPAEVVVKEIFEEAGLRAEPERLLAVLDKRRHGHPPYPNDTYKIFIRCRVVGGIAGGGLETSEVGWFPRDALPPLSEKRNTAGQLALMFGYLDDPTAPAVVD
- the efeB gene encoding iron uptake transporter deferrochelatase/peroxidase subunit, with amino-acid sequence MAERVALSRRRALFGAAGLAGAGVVAATAAGCSDDSSPATAAAPRGVVPFHGAQQAGITTDAQDRLAFAAFDVSAGVSRDQLRELLVGWTAAAARMAAGQAVADDAAAPHSPPRDTGEAIGLTAGNLTITFGLGPSLFDGRFGLAGRRPAALADIPPLPGDNLDPLRSRGDLCVQACADDPQVAFHAVRNLRRLAQGTAVLRWFQLGFGRTSTTSSSQDTPRNLMGFKDGTNNVKREDTASLDKHVWVGADGDQAWMRGGTYVVTRRIRMLLESWDRDFLLDQEQVFGRTKTSGAPLGAAEEFDPVPLTTRGADGEPVIPADAHIRLAAASTNGGATILRRGYSYTDGVNQETGQLDAGLFFIAFQRDPRTGFLPIQRRLAASDALNEYIVHTSSAVFAIPPGVRDPKDFWASGLFTA
- the efeU gene encoding iron uptake transporter permease EfeU, whose amino-acid sequence is MLPTFVIGLREGLEASLIVGIVAAFLRQRDRRDALRQVWLGVSLALLLCLGIGIALHVLDRELPQRKQEGLETVIGLIAVAMVTYMVVWMRRHSRDLRGSLESATASALETGSTRALVLMAFLAVLREGFETAVFLIAAFNASSSPGTAGGGALLGVLVATVVGFGIYRGGVHLNLARFFRVTGFVLVLIAAGLLAMAAHTAHEAGWLNAGQQRTFDLSWLVRPGTPLASVLTGVLGLQPRPVVAEVVAWLVYLIPLAAYVAWPARRRPPGAPRTTSTTNTTDTTQRDPAGAAATDPAPITQ